The genomic region TAGGTGATTTTAGAAATATCCTTCAGCGAGGTCATGAACATATAAAGGGTGTATCGCAATCCTCCCGCTGTGTTTCTTACTCCATGAGCGAGGTGAAGCCAGCCTTGTTTGGTTTTTATTGGCGCAGGTCCAAGCCCGTTTTTAAGTTCAAAAACGGTATGGTAAATTTTGGGGTTAATGATAGTTTCATTCTGAACTTCAGGAAACTCCATATCATCTATGTATCCCAACCCGATTCCCCCTCCTTTACCCACGGTAATAAATCCATCTTGTGGTCTGGTATAAACTGCATATTTCCCATCCACGAATTCCGGATGCATCACCACGTTGCGCTGTTGACCGGATGTACTGATAAGATCTGGCAGCCTTTCCCAGGTTTCAAGGTCCTTAGTGCGCACTATTCCGGCATTTGCTACTGCAGAGCTGGTATTGGTCTTTGGTGCAGAGGGATCTTTCCGCTCGGTACAGAATATCCCATAAATCCAGCCGTCTTCATGTTGAGTCAGCCGCATGTCATAAACATTCACATCAGGATCTTCCAGCTGCGGTAACTTTACCGGTTCATTCCAGAATTTAAAGTTGTTTATCCCATCGGGACTTTCTGCTACGGCGAAAAAAGATTTCCTGTCACTACCTTCTACCCTTACCATGAGCAAATACCTGTTATTGTACTTTATAGCTCCGGGATTAAATGTTGCGTTGATCCCTATTCGTTCCATCGCAAAAGGATTAGCAGCTTCATCAAGGTCATACTTCCAGTGGGGCGGAACGTGATCAGCCGTCAGGATAGGGTATTTGTATCGCTGATATACTCCATTACTGCGGTTGAGAGGAAAATTTTTGCGATTAATAAGAGAATTGTATTCACCAAATATAGTTTCATGGGTAGCAATTGGCACCTTGTCATCACTTTTTTTCTTTATTTTCATGTTAACCTTTTGTTTAATATTTTAATTTATTCCACCAGTTCTTTTTTAATATGACCACGCATACCGCCAATATTGCGATAGAAATCAGCAGGTTGATATTTTTGTGCATAATCAGGTACAGGGGGATCACCACAAGTATGGTCTGCCCTATCACCCCTATAAATACATTGAACATATCTCTTTTGAAATCCTTGTTTCCCTCAAAAGAGGGATCTTCCTTTAGGATCATATCCCGCACCGGACCCCAGAAACCCCATGGCATGGTCTTCTGATAAAAATTCACCAGGACCGCTTTCCTTGTAGGCGCCGCACGATAGGTCCCGATAATACATCCGGCAAGAGAAGAAAAAAGAATCAACGGAAAATAATACAGGTCGAGAGTATCCAGGAAAAGTGGGAGAATCAGGGCGGGAAGTATACCCGCGAGCATCCCCCAGAAGTACCCCTCTCCATTGAACCTCCACCAGTGCCATTTCAATACATTTGAGACTACATAGCTACCGTAGAGTGCAGACACGATCCATTGAAGTACCGTATTGACATCCTGCACAAAAAAACCGAGAACAATACTTATTAAAACAGTAACTATTCCGATGGAATAACTAACGGTCTTTATTTTCTCTGCACTGGCGTCAGGATTTTTGTATCTTAAATAAATATCGTTAACCAGATAAGCCTGGGCAGCATTGAGAGTTCCTGCGAAAGTGGACATGAATGCAGCCAAAAGACCAGCCAGTAACAGTCCCATAAGACCCACAGGTACGAATTGAAGTATCGCAGATGGCAAGATTTGTTCAAAATCTATAACCCCGGCAGTAGAAAGGTTTAACTTATCGTAAAACAGAACAGCCAGTACCGAAAATCCTCCGACCATTAAGTACCTGGTGGGAATAAGGGCAATAATTGCTGCCAGGCTCATTTTAGTTGCTTCCCGGGGCGTTCTCGATGAAAGTATCTTTTGCATATCATAATTAGGGGCTGGACCAGCAATACTGGCCAGGATACCCTTAAATAGCATTAAGGAGAAGAAGATGGAAAACAGGGAGTAACCATCAGATTTTATTTTATCATTTACCTCTTCAATTAATCCACTCCAATCTAAATTTAGTTCTCTTCCGAACCAGGGACTCATCCACCCGTCTGGTACGTTCAATCCGGAATCTCCGACTGCATTCCAGGCAATAACTGCAATCGCTATGGAAGAAATGGTCATTATGCCGTATTGCAGTAAATCCGTCCATACGATTCCGGACATTC from Zunongwangia profunda SM-A87 harbors:
- a CDS encoding glycoside hydrolase family 130 protein — protein: MKIKKKSDDKVPIATHETIFGEYNSLINRKNFPLNRSNGVYQRYKYPILTADHVPPHWKYDLDEAANPFAMERIGINATFNPGAIKYNNRYLLMVRVEGSDRKSFFAVAESPDGINNFKFWNEPVKLPQLEDPDVNVYDMRLTQHEDGWIYGIFCTERKDPSAPKTNTSSAVANAGIVRTKDLETWERLPDLISTSGQQRNVVMHPEFVDGKYAVYTRPQDGFITVGKGGGIGLGYIDDMEFPEVQNETIINPKIYHTVFELKNGLGPAPIKTKQGWLHLAHGVRNTAGGLRYTLYMFMTSLKDISKITYQPAGYFMAPNYEETVGDVPNVLFANGWIENNGEVFIYYASSDTRIHLAVSSVERLVDYVMNTPQDTYKSAGSVNNIFNLIEKNKGLY
- a CDS encoding sodium:solute symporter family protein — protein: MKLHILDISIILVYLLGTIVIGLALKKKAQKSKEDYLLGGNKLPWYLLGLSNASGMFDISGTMWLVTLTFIYGFKSIWIPWLWPVFNQVFLMIYLAAWLRRSNVTTGAEWMIFRFDNGRGGKLAHSIIVFFAILSCLGFLAYGFIGLGKFVEIFVPWYSIQEYIPFEVPAQYVPHFYGVIFTLFAVFYSVIGGMSGIVWTDLLQYGIMTISSIAIAVIAWNAVGDSGLNVPDGWMSPWFGRELNLDWSGLIEEVNDKIKSDGYSLFSIFFSLMLFKGILASIAGPAPNYDMQKILSSRTPREATKMSLAAIIALIPTRYLMVGGFSVLAVLFYDKLNLSTAGVIDFEQILPSAILQFVPVGLMGLLLAGLLAAFMSTFAGTLNAAQAYLVNDIYLRYKNPDASAEKIKTVSYSIGIVTVLISIVLGFFVQDVNTVLQWIVSALYGSYVVSNVLKWHWWRFNGEGYFWGMLAGILPALILPLFLDTLDLYYFPLILFSSLAGCIIGTYRAAPTRKAVLVNFYQKTMPWGFWGPVRDMILKEDPSFEGNKDFKRDMFNVFIGVIGQTILVVIPLYLIMHKNINLLISIAILAVCVVILKKNWWNKLKY